The following proteins come from a genomic window of Miscanthus floridulus cultivar M001 chromosome 2, ASM1932011v1, whole genome shotgun sequence:
- the LOC136515526 gene encoding LRR receptor kinase SERK2-like isoform X1: protein MEFRPECDVNKMRELRFVVLVLVVSLPCFSASDRQGDALYDMKQKLNVTGGQLSDWNQNQVNPCTWNSVICDNSNNVIQVTLAVRGFTGVLSPRIGELQYLSVLSLAGNSITGTIPEEFGNLSSLTSLDLEDNLLVGEVPASLGNLSKLQLLILSQNNFNGSIPGSIANISSLTDIRLAYNNLSGQIPGSLFQVARYNFSGNHLNCGPNFPHSCASSMSYQSGSHSSKFGLILGTVGGILGLLIVGALFLICNARRKSHLREVFVDVAGEDERRIAFGQLKRFASRELQIATDNFNERNVLGQGGFGKVYKGVLPDATKIAVKRLTDYESPGGEAAFLREVELISVAVHRNLLRLIGFCTTQTERLLVYPFMQNLSVAYRLRDFKPGEPILDWPSRRRVAIGTARGLEYLHEHCNPKIIHRDVKAANVLLDKDFEPVVGDFGLAKLVDVQKTSVTTQVRGTMGYIAPEYLSTGKSSERTDVFGYGIMLLELVTGQRAIDFSRLEEEDEDDVLLLDHVKKLQREGELDSIVDNNLNQNYDNEDLEMIIQIALLCTQPSPEDRPSMSEVVRMLDGEGLAERWEEWQHVEVARRQEYERMQQRFDWGEDSVYNQEAIELSAGR, encoded by the exons ATGGAGTTCCGGCCGGAGTGTGATGTAAACAAGATGAGGGAGCTGCGCTTCGTTGTATTGGTTCTGGTGGTATCCTTGCCGTGTTTCTCTGCATCCGATCGCCAAG GAGATGCTTTATATGATATGAAACAAAAACTGAACGTTACTGGCGGTCAGCTTTCAGATTGGAACCAAAATCAAGTTAACCCTTGCACATGGAATTCTGTTATTTGTGACAATAGCAACAATGTTATTCAAGT AACTTTGGCTGTACGAGGATTCACTGGCGTTTTGTCACCAAGAATTGGAGAACTCCAATATTTGAGTGTCCT GTCATTGGCTGGTAACAGTATTACCGGTACCATACCAGAGGAGTTTGGTAATCTATCTAGCTTGACAAGCTTAGATTTGGAGGACAATCTTTTAGTTGGAGAAGTACCAGCTTCTCTTGGCAACCTTTCTAAGCTACAGCTGTT AATACTGAGTCAAAATAATTTCAATGGGTCAATTCCTGGTAGCATAGCGAACATTTCAAGCTTGACAGACAT CCGCCTGGCATATAATAATTTGTCCGGTCAGATACCTGGTTCGCTGTTTCAAGTAGCACGTTACAA CTTTTCTGGTAATCACTTAAACTGTGGACCCAACTTCCCGCATTCTTGTGCATCCAGCATGTCCTATCAGA GTGGATCCCATAGCTCAAAATTTGGCTTAATACTTGGAACAGTTGGTGGAATTTTAGGGCTTCTTATTGTGGGAGCTCTGTTTCTAATCTGTAATGCAAGGAGGAAAAGCCACCTGCGGGAAGTTTTTGTGGATGTAGCAG GTGAGGATGAGCGACGAATTGCGTTTGGCCAGCTCAAAAGATTTGCATCGCGAGAACTGCAGATTGCGACTGATAATTTCAAtgaaagaaatgttcttggacagGGAGGTTTTGGTAAAGTGTACAAGGGAGTTCTTCCAGATGCCACTAAGATTGCTGTAAAACGGCTGACTGACTATGAGAGTCCTGGTGGAGAGGCTGCTTTCTTGCGCGAGGTTGAGCTTATTAGTGTTGCAGTTCACCGCAATCTCTTAAGATTAATTGGCTTCTGCACGACACAAACAGAGCGCTTGCTGGTCTATCCATTTATGCAGAATTTGAGTGTTGCCTACCGCTTAAGAG ATTTTAAGCCTGGAGAACCCATCCTAGACTGGCCTTCAAGGAGACGGGTGGCTATAGGTACAGCTCGTGGACTGGAGTATTTGCATGAACACTGCAACCCCAAGATCATACACCGTGATGTTAAAGCTGCAAATGTATTGCTTGACAAGGATTTCGAACCTGTTGTTGGTGATTTTGGCCTAGCAAAGCTCGTAGATGTGCAGAAGACATCTGTGACAACACAAGTCCGTGGAACCATGGGTTACATAGCACCTGAGTACCTGTCCACAGGGAAGTCGTCCGAGAGGACTGATGTTTTTGGCTATGGGATCATGCTTCTTGAACTTGTGACTGGTCAGCGGGCTATTGACTTCTCACGGCtggaagaggaagatgaagatgatgtgtTATTGCTTGATCAT GTAAAGAAGCTACAGAGAGAAGGGGAGCTAGACTCCATTGTGGACAACAACCTTAATCAGAATTATGACAACGAGGATCTTGAGATGATAATACAGATAGCACTGCTCTGCACGCAGCCATCACCTGAGGACCGGCCATCAATGTCTGAAGTGGTTAGGATGCTGGATGGTGAGGGTTTGGCGGAGAGGTGGGAGGAGTGGCAGCATGTGGAGGTGGCAAGGAGGCAGGAGtatgagcggatgcagcagaggTTTGACTGGGGAGAGGATTCCGTCTACAATCAGGAAGCGATAGAGTTGTCTGCAGGTAGATGA
- the LOC136515526 gene encoding LRR receptor kinase SERK2-like isoform X2, giving the protein MEFRPECDVNKMRELRFVVLVLVVSLPCFSASDRQGDALYDMKQKLNVTGGQLSDWNQNQVNPCTWNSVICDNSNNVIQVTLAVRGFTGVLSPRIGELQYLSVLSLAGNSITGTIPEEFGNLSSLTSLDLEDNLLVGEVPASLGNLSKLQLFFSGNHLNCGPNFPHSCASSMSYQSGSHSSKFGLILGTVGGILGLLIVGALFLICNARRKSHLREVFVDVAGEDERRIAFGQLKRFASRELQIATDNFNERNVLGQGGFGKVYKGVLPDATKIAVKRLTDYESPGGEAAFLREVELISVAVHRNLLRLIGFCTTQTERLLVYPFMQNLSVAYRLRDFKPGEPILDWPSRRRVAIGTARGLEYLHEHCNPKIIHRDVKAANVLLDKDFEPVVGDFGLAKLVDVQKTSVTTQVRGTMGYIAPEYLSTGKSSERTDVFGYGIMLLELVTGQRAIDFSRLEEEDEDDVLLLDHVKKLQREGELDSIVDNNLNQNYDNEDLEMIIQIALLCTQPSPEDRPSMSEVVRMLDGEGLAERWEEWQHVEVARRQEYERMQQRFDWGEDSVYNQEAIELSAGR; this is encoded by the exons ATGGAGTTCCGGCCGGAGTGTGATGTAAACAAGATGAGGGAGCTGCGCTTCGTTGTATTGGTTCTGGTGGTATCCTTGCCGTGTTTCTCTGCATCCGATCGCCAAG GAGATGCTTTATATGATATGAAACAAAAACTGAACGTTACTGGCGGTCAGCTTTCAGATTGGAACCAAAATCAAGTTAACCCTTGCACATGGAATTCTGTTATTTGTGACAATAGCAACAATGTTATTCAAGT AACTTTGGCTGTACGAGGATTCACTGGCGTTTTGTCACCAAGAATTGGAGAACTCCAATATTTGAGTGTCCT GTCATTGGCTGGTAACAGTATTACCGGTACCATACCAGAGGAGTTTGGTAATCTATCTAGCTTGACAAGCTTAGATTTGGAGGACAATCTTTTAGTTGGAGAAGTACCAGCTTCTCTTGGCAACCTTTCTAAGCTACAGCTGTT CTTTTCTGGTAATCACTTAAACTGTGGACCCAACTTCCCGCATTCTTGTGCATCCAGCATGTCCTATCAGA GTGGATCCCATAGCTCAAAATTTGGCTTAATACTTGGAACAGTTGGTGGAATTTTAGGGCTTCTTATTGTGGGAGCTCTGTTTCTAATCTGTAATGCAAGGAGGAAAAGCCACCTGCGGGAAGTTTTTGTGGATGTAGCAG GTGAGGATGAGCGACGAATTGCGTTTGGCCAGCTCAAAAGATTTGCATCGCGAGAACTGCAGATTGCGACTGATAATTTCAAtgaaagaaatgttcttggacagGGAGGTTTTGGTAAAGTGTACAAGGGAGTTCTTCCAGATGCCACTAAGATTGCTGTAAAACGGCTGACTGACTATGAGAGTCCTGGTGGAGAGGCTGCTTTCTTGCGCGAGGTTGAGCTTATTAGTGTTGCAGTTCACCGCAATCTCTTAAGATTAATTGGCTTCTGCACGACACAAACAGAGCGCTTGCTGGTCTATCCATTTATGCAGAATTTGAGTGTTGCCTACCGCTTAAGAG ATTTTAAGCCTGGAGAACCCATCCTAGACTGGCCTTCAAGGAGACGGGTGGCTATAGGTACAGCTCGTGGACTGGAGTATTTGCATGAACACTGCAACCCCAAGATCATACACCGTGATGTTAAAGCTGCAAATGTATTGCTTGACAAGGATTTCGAACCTGTTGTTGGTGATTTTGGCCTAGCAAAGCTCGTAGATGTGCAGAAGACATCTGTGACAACACAAGTCCGTGGAACCATGGGTTACATAGCACCTGAGTACCTGTCCACAGGGAAGTCGTCCGAGAGGACTGATGTTTTTGGCTATGGGATCATGCTTCTTGAACTTGTGACTGGTCAGCGGGCTATTGACTTCTCACGGCtggaagaggaagatgaagatgatgtgtTATTGCTTGATCAT GTAAAGAAGCTACAGAGAGAAGGGGAGCTAGACTCCATTGTGGACAACAACCTTAATCAGAATTATGACAACGAGGATCTTGAGATGATAATACAGATAGCACTGCTCTGCACGCAGCCATCACCTGAGGACCGGCCATCAATGTCTGAAGTGGTTAGGATGCTGGATGGTGAGGGTTTGGCGGAGAGGTGGGAGGAGTGGCAGCATGTGGAGGTGGCAAGGAGGCAGGAGtatgagcggatgcagcagaggTTTGACTGGGGAGAGGATTCCGTCTACAATCAGGAAGCGATAGAGTTGTCTGCAGGTAGATGA
- the LOC136515539 gene encoding U11/U12 small nuclear ribonucleoprotein 48 kDa protein-like, translated as MEPPPIPHPPPPPPALTSALAHLRSVLSAASSALAALPSPLQPHPTTPIASIPSPQSTTTKPPLPPPVTAINLPLPAAPAPYSDCPAVVRMSPVPTSTATSLPAFLAGVCADFSSSTTGRSPSHPPRILPSELSLLQRELDSWVAGGHHLPGSYSYAVTRVVATFCLGVTPRWEVELRQWVLESSPRYGVKVNVTDADHILVLLWLLLKAMAVEARYLLVGMQNGDNEGLGFDPRAMRFECPRLVEGLSWLGAQLGVLYGESNGKLFALVSVKEAVLQMAYGLAVCVGDGAAGVGEDKVGAGEKGSDAGDVVARPVFLSQVAASIVALYERFYLEEKTKALQAQRLSKYQLLLGYSQALERGILERSNRPNYRAVLEYDGVLSRRVSNKESARAKTREELLAEERDYKRRRTSYRGKKVNRNPTEILRDIIDEHMDEIKQAGGIGYVVEAPADIAWNVFKSNSHSGAYHGSYDFASSSSHDEEALASRSSL; from the exons ATGGAGCCGCCGCCTATCCCTcatcctccaccgccacctcctgCTCTCACGTCCGCCCTCGCCCACCTACGCTCCGTCCTCTCCGCCGCATCCTCTGCCCTCGCCGCTCTACCCTCCCCTCTCCAACCTCACCCAACCACCCCCATCGCCAGTATCCCCTCACCTCAGTCTACCACCACAAAACCTCCACTCCCGCCGCCGGTCACCGCTATCAACCTCCCGCTCCCGGCCGCCCCAGCTCCCTACTCCGATTGCCCCGCCGTCGTCCGTATGAGTCCCGTCCCAACCTCCACGGCCACCTCCCTTCCCGCCTTCCTCGCTGGCGTGTGCGCAGATTTCTCCTCTTCCACTACCGGCCGGAGCCCCTCCCATCCGCCCCGCATCCTGCCGTCGGAGCTCAGCCTCCTGCAACGGGAGTTGGACTCCTGGGTTGCGGGGGGCCACCACCTCCCGGGATCATACTCCTATGCTGTAACCCGGGTAGTGGCCACGTTCTGCTTGGGTGTAACGCCACGGTGGGAGGTCGAGCTGCGGCAGTGGGTGCTTGAGAGCTCACCGAGGTACGGGGTCAAGGTCAACGTCACGGATGCGGACCATATCTTGGTGCTACTGTGGCTCTTGCTGAAGGCGATGGCAGTGGAGGCCAGGTACTTGCTTGTGGGGATGCAGAATGGCGATAACGAGGGGCTAGGCTTTGATCCCAGGGCCATGAGGTTTGAGTGCCCGAGGCTGGTCGAGGGCCTCTCATGGTTAGGCGCACAGCTTGGGGTTCTGTATGGAGAAAGCAATGGGAAACTATTTGCGCTTGTATCTGTGAAGGAGGCAGTGCTACAGATGGCGTATGGCTTGGCTGTTTGTGTAGGAGATGGTGCTGCAGGTGTAGGAGAGGACAAGGTTGGAGCTGGTGAGAAAGGAAGTGATGCTGGAGATGTCGTGGCACGCCCTGTTTTTCTTTCCCAGGTTGCTGCTTCCATTGTGGCATTGTATGAGAGGTTCTACTTGGAGGAGAAGACCAAGGCGCTGCAAGCTCAACGCTTGTCAAAATATCAGCT ATTACTTGGGTATTCACAAGCACTGGAACGAGGGATTTTGGAGCGATCAAACAGACCAAACTACAGGGCTGTTCTGGAGTATGATGGGGTTCTGTCACGGCGAGTTTCGAACAAG GAATCTGCTAGAGCCAAGACAAGGGAGGAGCTTTTAGCTGAAGAACGAGATTATAAACGAAGAAGAACATCTTACCGTGGCAAGAAAGTGAATCGAAACCCTACAGAG ATACTAAGAGACATAATTGATGAGCATATGGATGAAATCAAACAGGCAGGAGGTATTGGTTATGTTGTGGAAGCTCCTGCTGATATTGCTTGGAATGTGTTTAAGAGCAACTCTCACAGCGGTGCATATCATGGAAGTTATGATTTTGCAAGCAGCTCCTCTCATGATGAGGAAGCTTTGGCTTCTCGGTCATCGCTGTGA